The following coding sequences lie in one Acidobacteriota bacterium genomic window:
- a CDS encoding ROK family protein: MTYDPGFRPIYPAWLAYLDRAKASGGAPLRLAVEREDGLVSVFDTVAPATDADPDGTYRLVERVVKFLLWSRGGWRIHVQGPAAIGRRLKADYALNGARAFDARTMGGVYEHPFEVALHSPATFPEAREAVHFPGGYLDGFRIGFDLGASDYKVAAVVDGQAVWSEEIPWAPGEHADPEYHFGMIQAGLKKAASHLPRVDAIGGSSAGILIHRQVRVASLFRSVPAADFETKVKGLFDRVAREWGVPFEVINDGEVTALAGRLSLGQTGILGVAMGSSEAAGFLDGEGHIPGWLDELAFAPVDLNPGAVADEWSGDRGVGANYFSQQAVGRLAAAAGLSFPAGMKLPERLKEVQTLVAKGNIPAARIFEQIGAYLGHTIPWYEVFYGLKNLLVLGRVMSGPGGQLIMDKAADVLRTEYPATAGRVRLHLLDEKSRRVGQAVAAASLPDIKGDRS, encoded by the coding sequence ATGACGTACGATCCGGGCTTCCGGCCCATCTATCCCGCCTGGCTGGCCTACCTCGACAGGGCCAAGGCCTCGGGCGGGGCCCCTCTCCGGCTGGCCGTCGAGCGCGAAGACGGCCTGGTCTCGGTCTTCGACACGGTCGCGCCGGCGACGGACGCGGATCCCGACGGGACCTACCGTCTCGTCGAGCGCGTCGTCAAGTTCCTGCTCTGGTCCCGCGGCGGCTGGCGCATCCACGTCCAGGGCCCGGCCGCGATCGGCCGGCGCCTCAAGGCCGACTACGCCCTGAACGGCGCGCGGGCCTTCGACGCCCGGACCATGGGCGGCGTCTACGAACATCCCTTCGAGGTCGCCCTGCACAGCCCGGCCACTTTCCCCGAGGCCCGCGAGGCCGTCCATTTCCCGGGCGGCTACCTCGACGGCTTCCGCATCGGCTTCGACCTCGGCGCCAGCGACTACAAGGTGGCGGCCGTTGTCGACGGCCAGGCCGTCTGGAGCGAGGAGATCCCCTGGGCGCCGGGCGAGCACGCCGACCCGGAGTACCACTTCGGGATGATCCAGGCCGGCCTGAAGAAGGCCGCTTCCCACCTGCCCCGCGTCGACGCCATCGGCGGCTCGTCGGCCGGCATCCTCATCCACCGGCAGGTCCGCGTCGCCTCGCTCTTCCGCTCGGTGCCGGCCGCGGACTTCGAGACCAAGGTCAAGGGCCTGTTCGACCGCGTCGCCCGGGAGTGGGGCGTGCCCTTCGAGGTCATCAACGACGGCGAGGTCACGGCCCTGGCCGGCCGGCTGTCGCTCGGCCAGACCGGCATCCTGGGCGTGGCCATGGGCTCGAGCGAGGCGGCCGGCTTCCTCGACGGCGAGGGCCACATCCCGGGCTGGCTCGACGAGCTGGCCTTCGCCCCGGTCGACCTCAACCCGGGGGCGGTGGCCGACGAATGGTCGGGCGACCGCGGCGTCGGGGCCAACTATTTCTCCCAGCAGGCCGTCGGCCGGCTGGCCGCGGCGGCCGGGCTGTCGTTCCCGGCCGGGATGAAGCTGCCCGAGCGGCTCAAAGAGGTCCAGACCCTGGTGGCCAAGGGCAACATCCCGGCGGCCCGCATCTTCGAGCAGATCGGCGCCTACCTCGGCCACACCATCCCCTGGTACGAGGTCTTCTACGGCCTCAAGAACCTCCTCGTCCTCGGCCGGGTCATGTCCGGGCCGGGCGGCCAGCTGATCATGGACAAGGCCGCGGACGTCCTGCGGACGGAATACCCGGCGACGGCCGGGCGGGTGCGCCTGCACCTGCTCGACGAAAAGAGCCGGCGCGTGGGCCAGGCGGTGGCCGCGGCCAGCCTGCCCGATATCAAAGGAGATCGCTCATGA
- a CDS encoding DUF4861 family protein translates to MRHVRAAVIATAVMAALVPVRAAAQAGAAGPEALGFTRHFVVEIVNPTPFHLENQAIVLDVAGIRAAVAADFNTYMYALFDVSRKDEYGLVISQADDLDKDRYHDQIAFVRTLPPNSTTRLLCYYTPARSWPQVITTQKAFARGAWEPGGAEAGWESDLAAFKFSRGRIGLYGKLQAGLILPKFPAAETKGHDWGQDLLGAGGSAGLGGLSVWDGAARIPLYGPGAPQAKVTVISPGPVRGLVKVEYPAVKTAAGDAAVTVYYSAFAENPYSRQDVVVTAKPGAAIVLGPGLGKLEGETFALDKAAGTLSSWGRGAGQAGQVGLAAVFAPSDLRGSNDSGADHALKLAARPGASLTFWVAGGWERGVTAPEPADAKAWARRVGGLAARLLAPVKVEFKAR, encoded by the coding sequence ATGCGTCACGTCCGCGCCGCCGTCATCGCCACCGCAGTGATGGCCGCCCTCGTCCCGGTCCGGGCCGCCGCCCAGGCCGGAGCGGCCGGCCCCGAGGCCCTGGGCTTCACCAGGCACTTCGTCGTCGAGATCGTCAACCCGACGCCGTTTCACCTCGAGAACCAGGCCATCGTCCTCGACGTGGCCGGGATCCGGGCCGCGGTCGCGGCCGACTTCAATACCTATATGTACGCCCTCTTCGACGTCTCGAGGAAGGACGAATACGGCCTGGTTATCTCACAGGCCGACGACCTCGACAAGGACCGCTACCACGACCAGATCGCCTTCGTCCGCACCCTGCCGCCTAACTCGACTACCCGGCTCCTCTGTTACTACACTCCGGCCCGGAGCTGGCCCCAGGTCATCACCACGCAGAAGGCCTTCGCCCGCGGCGCCTGGGAGCCGGGCGGCGCGGAAGCCGGCTGGGAATCCGACCTGGCCGCCTTCAAGTTCAGCCGCGGACGGATCGGCCTGTACGGCAAGCTCCAGGCCGGGCTCATCCTGCCGAAGTTCCCCGCCGCCGAGACGAAGGGTCATGATTGGGGCCAGGACCTTCTCGGCGCCGGCGGGTCGGCCGGCCTGGGCGGCCTATCGGTCTGGGACGGCGCCGCCCGCATCCCTCTCTACGGACCCGGCGCGCCCCAGGCCAAGGTCACGGTGATCTCCCCCGGCCCGGTCCGCGGCCTGGTCAAGGTGGAGTACCCGGCCGTCAAGACCGCCGCCGGCGACGCCGCCGTCACGGTCTATTACTCGGCCTTCGCCGAAAACCCCTATTCCCGGCAGGACGTCGTCGTGACGGCGAAGCCGGGCGCGGCGATCGTCCTCGGCCCCGGCCTGGGCAAGCTCGAGGGCGAGACCTTCGCGCTCGACAAGGCCGCGGGGACCCTCTCTTCCTGGGGCCGCGGCGCCGGACAGGCCGGCCAGGTCGGCCTGGCGGCGGTCTTCGCCCCCTCCGACCTGCGCGGCAGCAACGATTCCGGCGCCGACCACGCCCTCAAGCTCGCCGCCCGTCCCGGCGCGTCGCTCACCTTCTGGGTGGCCGGCGGCTGGGAGCGGGGCGTCACGGCGCCCGAGCCGGCCGACGCCAAGGCCTGGGCCCGCCGCGTCGGCGGCCTGGCCGCCCGGCTGCTCGCCCCGGTGAAAGTGGAGTTCAAGGCCAGATGA